Proteins encoded by one window of Triplophysa rosa linkage group LG19, Trosa_1v2, whole genome shotgun sequence:
- the LOC130570424 gene encoding uncharacterized protein LOC130570424, with translation MDKPEDPDVSSTPPAVSKKKKKKKSRRGRNKNRLPEDQVMRTELETDSNIEIMCMLENRQQLPPEPPVTPTPDPEPQHSASDVSITSPGVSDGKKKKKRVSLALKQILGGQEASVDPPVTVDPAPPSEEPKIEDPQKKPEDSASADGSSTPPGAPKSSKKKSRRGRNKTRFPPMQEISSTLETDSSNKDQCMLLDLSEEPAVTPTPAPVPEHQAPATSSSAVNVVSPGDGPINTPAESTGSVLMRSSECSVEDLCRMMDEVHLSIEPWVTPTPAPVPQRHYVVSDSLTPPKPLLQPATFVFKSPPAFASAEKEKKKKKKRRSLKPEDSYIKDLCRKLKRLHLSRKYRDKPKPAPVPQLHHVVSNSSTPSTPLLQPATFVFKSPPAFAFPEKEEMRSSPDPSIEDICRMLDEVHLSTDHWITPTPAPVPQ, from the exons ATGGACAAGCCTGAGGATCCTGATGTGTCCAGCACACCTCCTGCAGTgtcgaagaagaagaagaagaagaagagtcgGAGAGGGAGGAATAAAAATC GTTTACCAGAGGATCAGGTGATGAGGACCGAGCTGGAGACTGACTCCAACATTGAAATCATGTGCATGTTGGAAAACAGACAGCAGCTTCCCCCCGAGCCACCGGTCACACCGACACCAGATCCTGAACCTCA ACATTCTGCTTCAGACGTCTCCATTACATCTCCTGGAGTGTCTGatggaaagaaaaagaagaaaagagtCT CTCTTGCACTAAAGCAGATTTTGGGTGGACAGGAGGCGTCTGTAGATCCCCCTGTAACAGTGGACCCAGCACCTCCATCTGA GGAACCTAAAATTGAGGATCCTCAAAAGAAGCCTGAGGATTCTGCTTCAGCGGACGGGTCCAGTACACCTCCTGGAGCGCCTAAGAGCTCAAAGAAGAAGAGTCGGAGGGGGAGGAATAAAACTC GTTTTCCACCGATGCAGGAGATCAGCAGCACACTGGAGACTGACTCCAGTAATAAAGATCAGTGTATGCTGCTGGACCTGTCCGAAGAACCCGCGGTCACACCAACACCAGCTCCTGTACCTGA ACATCAAGCTCCGGCCACAAGCTCCTCCGCAGTGAATGTTGTGAGCCCAGGAGACGGACCGATAAACACTCCTGCAGAGAGTACAGGATCTGTTTTGATGAGGAGCTCTGAATGCAGTGTTGAAGATCTCTGCAGGATGATGGATGAAGTGCATCTGTCCATAGAGCCGTGGGTCACACCAACGCCAGCTCCTGTACCTCA gcGTCATTATGTGGTGTCAGACTCCTTAACACCACCAAAACCTCTTCTCCAGCCGGCTACATTTGTTTTCAAATCACCACCTGCATTCG CTTCTGCAGAgaaggagaagaagaagaagaagaagaggaggtcTCTAAAGCCTGAAGACTCCTACATTAAAGATCTCTGCAGGAAGCTGAAGCGACTGCACCTGTCCAGAAAATACCGTGACAAGCCGAAACCAGCTCCTGTACCTCA GCTTCATCATGTGGTGTCAAACTCCTCAACACCATCAACGCCTCTTCTTCAGCCGGCCACATTTGTTTTCAAATCACCACCTGCATTCG CTTTTCCCGAGAAGGAGGAGATGAGGAGCTCTCCTGACCCCAGTATTGAGGATATTTGCAGGATGCTGGATGAAGTGCATCTGTCCACAGATCACTGGATCACACCGACACCAGCTCCTGTACCTCAGTAA